One part of the Homo sapiens chromosome 19, GRCh38.p14 Primary Assembly genome encodes these proteins:
- the GDF1 gene encoding embryonic growth/differentiation factor 1 precursor translates to MPPPQQGPCGHHLLLLLALLLPSLPLTRAPVPPGPAAALLQALGLRDEPQGAPRLRPVPPVMWRLFRRRDPQETRSGSRRTSPGVTLQPCHVEELGVAGNIVRHIPDRGAPTRASEPASAAGHCPEWTVVFDLSAVEPAERPSRARLELRFAAAAAAAPEGGWELSVAQAGQGAGADPGPVLLRQLVPALGPPVRAELLGAAWARNASWPRSLRLALALRPRAPAACARLAEASLLLVTLDPRLCHPLARPRRDAEPVLGGGPGGACRARRLYVSFREVGWHRWVIAPRGFLANYCQGQCALPVALSGSGGPPALNHAVLRALMHAAAPGAADLPCCVPARLSPISVLFFDNSDNVVLRQYEDMVVDECGCR, encoded by the exons ATGCCACCGCCGCAGCAAGGTCCCTGCggccaccacctcctcctcctcctggccctGCTGCTGCCCTCGCTGCCCCTGACCCGCGCCCCCGTGCCCCCAGGCCCAGCCGCCGCCCTGCTCCAGGCTCTAGGACTGCGCGATGAGCCCCAGGGTGCCCCCAGGCTCCGGCCGGTTCCCCCGGTCATGTGGCGCCTGTTTCGACGCCGGGACCCCCAGGAGACCAGGTCTGGCTCGCGGCGGACGTCCCCAGGGGTCACCCTGCAACCGTGCCACGTGGAGGAGCTGGGGGTCGCCGGAAACATCGTGCGCCACATCCCGGACCGCG GTGCGCCCACCCGGGCCTCGGAGCCTGCCTCGGCCGCGGGGCATTGCCCTGAGTGGACAGTCGTCTTCGACCTGTCGGCTGTGGAACCCGCTGAGCGCCCGAGCCGGGCCCGCCTGGAGCTGCGTttcgcggcggcggcggcggcagcccCGGAGGGCGGCTGGGAGCTGAGCGTGGCGCAAGCGGGCCAGGGCGCGGGCGCGGACCCCGGGCCGGTGCTGCTCCGCCAGTTGGTGCCCGCCCTGGGGCCGCCAGTGCGCGCGGAGCTGCTGGGCGCCGCTTGGGCTCGCAACGCCTCATGGCCGCGCAGCCTCCGCCTGGCGCTGGCGCTACGCCCCCGGGCCCCTGCCGCCTGCGCGCGCCTGGCCGAGGCCTCGCTGCTGCTGGTGACCCTCGACCCGCGCCTGTGCCACCCCCTGGCCCGGCCGCGGCGCGACGCCGAACCCGTGTTGGGCGGCGGCCCCGGGGGCGCTTGTCGCGCGCGGCGGCTGTACGTGAGCTTCCGCGAGGTGGGCTGGCACCGCTGGGTCATCGCGCCGCGCGGCTTCCTGGCCAACTACTGCCAGGGTCAGTGCGCGCTGCCCGTCGCGCTGTCGGGGTCCGGGGGGCCGCCGGCGCTCAACCACGCTGTGCTGCGCGCGCTCATGCACGCGGCCGCCCCGGGAGCCGCCGACCTGCCCTGCTGCGTGCCCGCGCGCCTGTCGCCCATCTCCGTGCTCTTCTTTGACAACAGCGACAACGTGGTGCTGCGGCAGTATGAGGACATGGTGGTGGACGAGTGCGGCTGCCGCTAA